DNA from Azospirillum sp. TSH100:
TGATCGAGGCGGCGCGCGAGGTCGGGGTCGACATGGCGATCACCGCCGCCGGCCGTCTGGTCAACGAAAGCCAGCCGGTCGAGGTCGCCGACTTCCTCGGCAAGCTCGCCCATTCGATGCAGGGCTTCCCTCAGGCGCCGACCATCAGCCTGATGGGCCTCGCCTTCAAGGGCCGTCCGGCGACCGACGACCTGCGCGGCACCATGGCCAAGCCGGTGCTTGAGGAGCTGCGCCAGCGCTTCCCCACCGCCCGCCTGCGCGGCTTCGACGCGGTGGTGCGCCCCGACGACATCCGCAGCTTCGGGCTGGAACCGGCGGCCAACATGGCCGAGGCGGTGTCCGGCGCCAATCTGGCGGTGATCCTGAACAACCACCCGGTCTTCACCTCCATGCCGCTGCCGGATCTGGCCCAGCGGATGGACCGTCCGGGCGTGATCTACGACTTCTGGAACAACTTCAACAGCCGCGATGTCGACCTGCCGGACGGCACCGCCTACGTGGCGCTCGGCAGCCATGGCGCCGCCCGCTACGCGCATGTGGCCTGACGAAATCCGCGCCTGAAGGGGTTTGGCCAAGCGGTTTGGGAAGAGGAATTTGACCGACATGAAACACTATCTCGTCACCGGCGGCAGCGGCTTCATCGGCGCCGCCCTGGTCCACCGTCTGGTCCGTGACGGCCACCGCGTCCGCGTGCTGGACGACAATTCGCGCGGGCATACCGGGCGGCTGGCCGGCGTGCTTGACGACGTGGAGTTCGTCCAGGGCGACATCCGCGACGCGGACGCCGTGCGCGGGGCGGTGCGCGGCGTCGACGGCGTGCTGCATCTGGCCGCCGTCAACGGCACCAAGCACTTCTACGAGAAGCCGGAGGTGGTGCTGGACGTTGGCGTGCGCGGCATGCTGAACGTGCTGGACGCCTGCCGCGCCGACGGCGTCGGCGATCTGGTCGTCGCCTCCTCCTCCGAAGCCTACCAGACCCCGCCGATGGTGCCGACGCCGGAGGATGTGCCGCTGGTGGTGCCGGACGTGCTGAACGCCCGCTACAGCTATGGCGGCTCCAAGCTGATCTCCGAGCTGCTGGCGGTGAACTGGGGTCGCAGCGGCTTCGACCGCGTGGCGATCTTCCGTCCGCACAATGTCTACGGCCCGGACATGGGCTGGGAGCATGTGGTGCCGGAATTCTCCCGCCGCGCGGTGGAGGCGATCGCCGGTCACCCGAGCGGGGCGGTGCCCTTCAGGATCCAGGGCGACGGCCGCCAGACCCGCGCCTTCGTCCACATCGACGACGCCATCGACGGCATCGTGACGGTGATCGGCAAGGGCGCGCATCTCGGCATCTACCATGTCGGCAACCCGGAGGAGGTCACCATCGCCGACCTCGCCCGCCAGACCGTCGCCTGCCTCGGCCGTGAGGCCCAGGTGCTGCCCGGCCCGGCTGC
Protein-coding regions in this window:
- a CDS encoding NAD(P)-dependent oxidoreductase, giving the protein MKHYLVTGGSGFIGAALVHRLVRDGHRVRVLDDNSRGHTGRLAGVLDDVEFVQGDIRDADAVRGAVRGVDGVLHLAAVNGTKHFYEKPEVVLDVGVRGMLNVLDACRADGVGDLVVASSSEAYQTPPMVPTPEDVPLVVPDVLNARYSYGGSKLISELLAVNWGRSGFDRVAIFRPHNVYGPDMGWEHVVPEFSRRAVEAIAGHPSGAVPFRIQGDGRQTRAFVHIDDAIDGIVTVIGKGAHLGIYHVGNPEEVTIADLARQTVACLGREAQVLPGPAAPGGTDRRSPDIAKLTALGFTPRIPLSAGLPGVVEWYAERARADLGRMGQAAE